In Pedobacter sp. W3I1, one DNA window encodes the following:
- a CDS encoding DUF4265 domain-containing protein, with protein sequence MAEEEYEKILFQFHSDVLDEETIETMWAVVIDKEKGLYKLDSIPFYAPNVAANDIIYAEFDEDQEQLTYRHTVEASGNSTVQVVILDSGTDTNEIREMFDSLGCSSEKYSEGYFVIDVPSSLNYSAVQNKLIELQNAGILDYAEPCLSKKHGLE encoded by the coding sequence ATGGCAGAAGAAGAATACGAAAAAATACTTTTCCAATTTCACAGTGATGTCCTTGATGAAGAAACCATCGAGACAATGTGGGCTGTAGTCATTGATAAAGAAAAAGGCCTTTACAAATTAGACAGTATTCCTTTTTATGCTCCGAACGTCGCGGCCAACGACATTATCTATGCAGAATTTGATGAAGATCAAGAACAGCTAACCTACAGACACACGGTAGAAGCGTCTGGTAATTCTACTGTTCAGGTTGTAATATTGGATTCTGGCACTGATACAAATGAAATTAGAGAAATGTTCGACTCACTTGGCTGTTCTAGCGAAAAGTACAGTGAAGGATATTTTGTCATTGATGTCCCAAGTAGTCTGAACTATTCAGCTGTACAAAATAAGCTAATAGAGCTGCAAAATGCTGGGATTCTCGATTATGCAGAGCCCTGTTTATCTAAAAAGCACGGGCTGGAGTAA
- a CDS encoding HEPN domain-containing protein, with protein MEPKLLPEADHAYHFREFTQRLAQKFVPLQIFSFSQNSYTYHSQGCFNDNQSHFKCDYCLLVVTETATRIDYEMQDFANSYYQHGTITVISHGRQSVMEAVQQNSRFFIGVLTYGKLLYSKDGLLDGDLIPSYIPGKGAIKALKHYEHHIPLADGFLMCASECLEKEQFGICAFMLHQAVEQTCICLVRVHIAYRSEFHNLYRLLRLCTCFSERPYQLFLSTSEDERLFDIMAKSYSGSRYKDDFTVSRQDAERLYQRVASFLLSAKGMCNEKIELLAKSASDYAALKNADHVQIEKILQTNI; from the coding sequence ATGGAACCAAAATTATTACCAGAGGCCGATCATGCTTACCATTTTAGGGAGTTTACCCAACGGCTCGCACAGAAGTTCGTACCACTTCAGATCTTCAGCTTTTCGCAGAACAGCTACACTTATCATTCCCAGGGCTGCTTTAATGACAATCAAAGTCATTTTAAATGCGACTATTGCCTATTGGTAGTTACCGAAACGGCAACCCGAATAGATTATGAAATGCAGGATTTCGCCAACAGCTATTATCAGCATGGAACGATTACGGTGATCTCCCATGGCAGGCAATCGGTTATGGAGGCGGTACAGCAAAACAGCCGCTTTTTTATCGGCGTGCTTACCTATGGAAAACTGCTCTATAGTAAGGATGGACTATTGGATGGTGACCTGATACCTTCTTATATCCCAGGTAAGGGTGCAATCAAGGCACTCAAACATTATGAACATCACATACCGCTGGCTGATGGATTTCTGATGTGCGCATCCGAATGTCTGGAGAAGGAGCAGTTTGGGATATGTGCCTTTATGCTCCATCAGGCCGTAGAACAGACTTGTATCTGTCTGGTGAGGGTTCATATCGCCTACCGTTCCGAATTTCATAACCTTTACCGCCTGCTCCGCTTGTGCACTTGCTTTTCTGAACGCCCTTATCAACTTTTCCTTTCTACTTCCGAAGATGAGCGGTTATTTGATATAATGGCAAAGAGCTATTCTGGTTCACGCTATAAAGATGATTTTACAGTTTCCCGGCAAGATGCGGAGCGTCTTTATCAACGGGTCGCATCTTTTCTTTTGTCGGCAAAGGGGATGTGCAACGAAAAAATAGAACTGCTTGCCAAATCGGCATCAGACTATGCAGCCTTAAAAAATGCTGATCATGTACAGATCGAAAAAATATTACAAACCAATATTTGA
- a CDS encoding DUF416 family protein — protein sequence MMTNSEFMTLFKSKVDSASLDVLIDFGLDICERLQPEYTSFSKNHNWGDPNLLKESIEFCRVGKGNMVNYSDIKSYLDKLDPNIPDMDDFGDFDSSYALNASCAVYELLEYLSDKDKSHIFNISTYMTDTIDFKLSEADANLTNEELENHPDIVNEWQYQLRCLDVQVK from the coding sequence ATGATGACCAATTCAGAATTTATGACGTTATTTAAAAGCAAGGTTGACTCAGCCAGCCTGGATGTTCTTATAGATTTTGGTTTAGATATTTGTGAGCGACTACAACCAGAATATACATCGTTTTCGAAAAATCATAACTGGGGCGATCCTAATTTACTTAAAGAGTCCATAGAGTTTTGCCGTGTCGGTAAAGGAAATATGGTAAATTATTCAGATATTAAATCTTACCTCGATAAACTAGATCCAAATATCCCAGATATGGATGACTTTGGAGATTTTGATAGCAGCTATGCCCTGAACGCTTCTTGTGCGGTTTACGAGTTGCTTGAGTATCTATCAGATAAAGATAAGAGTCATATTTTTAATATCAGTACTTATATGACTGATACAATAGATTTCAAGCTGAGTGAAGCCGATGCAAATTTAACAAACGAAGAACTAGAGAACCATCCAGATATTGTTAATGAATGGCAGTATCAGCTAAGATGCTTGGATGTCCAAGTCAAGTGA